In a genomic window of Glycine max cultivar Williams 82 chromosome 13, Glycine_max_v4.0, whole genome shotgun sequence:
- the DREB gene encoding dehydration-responsive element-binding protein, whose amino-acid sequence MLAKAHNKGDGSKSLAKILAKWKEYNAQIDSSSDADKPIRKVPAKGSKKGCMKGKGGPENSRCNYRGVRQRTWGKWVAEIREPNRGNRLWLGTFPTAIGAALAYDEAARAMYGSCARLNFPNVSVSSFSEESSKDSPSANHCGSSMAVSANESMISPSNSGVDAEEDVDMEPISLSLSVKHENGEGESGISSSPPSSS is encoded by the coding sequence ATGTTAGCCAAGGCCCATAACAAAGGGGATGGATCTAAGTCCCTGGCTAAGATACTGGCAAAATGGAAAGAATATAATGCCCAGATTGATTCCAGCAGTGATGCAGATAAGCCAATTCGCAAAGTTCCTGCCAAAGGATCGAAGAAGGGGTGCATGAAAGGTAAAGGGGGGCCAGAGAACTCACGGTGTAACTACCGAGGTGTCAGGCAAAGGACTTGGGGAAAGTGGGTTGCTGAAATTCGAGAGCCAAACAGAGGCAATAGGCTTTGGCTAGGTACTTTCCCCACTGCCATTGGAGCTGCCCTTGCATATGATGAAGCGGCCAGGGCAATGTACGGTTCCTGTGCCCGTCTCAACTTTCCCAATGTTTCAGTTTCCAGTTTCTCTGAGGAATCTTCCAAAGATTCTCCGTCTGCGAATCATTGTGGTTCCTCAATGGCAGTGTCTGCAAACGAGTCCATGATTTCACCTAGTAACTCTGGGGTAGATGCAGAAGAGGATGTTGATATGGAGCCCATTTCCTTATCCTTAAGTGTAAAGCATGAGAATGGGGAAGGTGAATCGGGGATAAGTTCATCCCCTCCTTCTTCCTCATGA